ATATAGAATCCAACTTATGTTCCAAGATGACCTCTTACAGTTCTCTTATATAAAATGACCTTACAACTTCACCACCTAGTTGATAGACACAACCATATTCGTCTTCTCCAAATCCACCAATTTCCTTTAGAGCCAGCTTCATCTCCAACTACACGATCCCATTCCTAGTTGCTTGTAGAACATATTAACAAGAGTAACAGATAATGATACGCGGGGATTTATTTTAAACAAGTTCAATTTAGTAACCAAACTAGTTTTAATTTCGATTCAAGTGAACTAGTAAACAAGTTGTCTATAACCAACATCATTCATATTCCGATTCCAAATAATTTAGTAAATAGCTTTAATAGAAAAacaattttatttcttctttaatCAAATCCTCCTCAATACAATTCTTCTTCACTCCAATTTTATTTAATCTGATTATTAGTAAACGGGCAATAAATGTTTCATGACTTTTAAACTCTCTCAATGCTTCCGTGGGTTTGGGTCATTCATGTCATGGCAGCCCACTTAACGttttttaagcccaaaaactAAGTAGAAACTGAAACCCTACTTCTACGTTTCTACTATAAAAAGtacaaatcaaacacaaaaactCTAGCTCATTTTGCAGCCCTAAAATCGAACATACCGTCTCCCCCACTCTCCATTTTCTCAGTCCCATTCCAAATGGCCGCCGCCGCTGTGCGTCCCTTGGTCACCGTCCAGTCTCTGGACGGTGACATGGCCACCGACCAGAGCCATATCGTCTGCTTGCCTGATGTCATGAAGGCCTCCATCCGGCCCGACATCGTCACCTTCGTCCACTCCAACATCTCCAAGAACAGCCGCCAGCCCTACGCCGTGTCCAGAAAAGCTGGCCACCAGACCTCCGCCGAGTCCTGGGGAACCGGGCGAGCCGTCTCCCGTATCCCACGTGTTCCCGGAGGTGGGACTCACCGCGCTGGCCAAGGAGCCTTCGGAAACATGTGCCGTGGTGGCCGCATGTTCGCTCCTACCAAGATCTGGCGCCGCTGGCACCGGAGAGTCAACGTCAACCAGAAGCGCTACGCGGTCGTTTCGGCCATTGCCGCTTCGGCAGTCCCGTCTCTGGTTATGGCTCGCGGGCATAAAATAGAGACTGTTCCAGAATTGCCCCTGGTCGTTAACGACTCCATTGAGGGGGTTGAGAAGACCTCGGCGGCTCTGAAGGTGTTGAAGGAGATCGGGGCTTACGCCGATGCCGAGAAGGCAAAGGACAGCCATTCGATTCGACCTGGAAAGGGGAAGATGAGGAATCGGAGGTACATCAACCGTAAGGGGCCGTTGATTGTGTACGGAACTGAGGGGGCGAAGCTTGTGAAGGCATTTAGGAACATTCCTGGTGTCGATATTATCAATGTGGAGAGGCTTAGTCTGCTGAAGCTTGCTCCCGGTGGGCATTTGGGTCGGTTTGTGGTCTGGACCAAGTCGGCTTTCGAAAAGCTGGATTCGATTTATGGATCCTTCGATAAGGTTTCTGAGAAGAAGAAGGGGTATGTGTTGCCGAGGTCGAAGATGGTGAATGCTGATCTGGGTAGGATTATTAACTCGGACGAGGTCCAGAGCGTTGTGAGGCCGATTAAGAAGGATGCGAAGAGGGCTCCAATGAAGAAGAACCCACTAAAGAATCTGAATACTTTGTTGAAGTTGAATCCATATGCGAAGACTGCTAGGAGAATGGCTCTGTTGGCTGAGGCTGAGAGGGTTAAGGCTAAGAAGGAGAAGCTCGACAAGAAGAGGAAGCCCATTACCAAGGTAATCAATTCTAActtgttatttcttttgttttgctttgctttttgtttgattgattCTATAGATAAGTTTTATGATTGTTAAGATTATTTGGAAGCCCGTTTTTAATTCGTGTTTGATATATGTGAATCGAAACCTAGTTGTATCCTTAAGTCTTATATTTTATGGTTTCCATGATTCCACCCATTTTGTGAAAGTTGATGCGCATGTGTTCTGTGATTAATTGATAGGTCGTAGTAAGTTCAAGTTCACGAAATGCGTTCTTATGTTCAATTGATCTTGATTTCATGTCTGATGATCAGACCCgtagtttctgacacgacacgatgacatgacacgaaaataacggattttgggtcaacacgataacttttCGGGTCATTATCAGGTGACCCATTAAGAATCCGTTAATATCGGGTTCTTAATGGGTATGCACGAGGGTAACACGTGAGTAACTCGTTTCaacccattaagaaaaaaattattttgataattttaaagtttaattactaaaagatttattataaaatataatagtcatattaatatatacaatatattctatattaaatatatagttttgtattattattctatataagtttaaaaaaaaagttttagtcattatttatttttattatgactaggataaatcttaacatgttgtccaaaattaaaataaactaatatagtatttgtataggcaagaactaaggagacatacatacaagtatgaaaaatgtgaaagaatatataaacactcgtgattcatcattatttctccacgagtagataatggttacacttacattatcgtttagatttttaaaatcctccaaaccttcatgaataatgttttttatttgagggcaaaattaataaaattaataataattattgtagaagtgtaaaaaatgtaaaaaaaatttacaatcactcatagtgacaaactttacaacttttatgaaggggtcagcttcgaaatggaacactataattcataaaccttaaatttatatttaaccgtcgattgtcatatacgctttatttttcttactgaatttcatttttaaaattttcttttttgaaaacatgatcatgtgacggatgtaagaagatgaatggttcagatctttgatatcatgtttcgatatttacgattAACTGAATTATGAGtagatgtcatatagtttgtagaaactttataaacatcaagcaatattttcactaaccgtaaaactctgaatataatatcaacgatccaaactgtTCATCTttctgcatcctctaatagatcaagttttttaaaaaaaaaaatctgaaaaaaaacaacaatcaacggttaaattttgatctatgatttatatgattatagtggcgaattttgaagttaagctctttatgaaagttgtaaagcttgtcattacgagcgtttatatatattttttatattttttttgcacttctacattaattaaaaaatcattaaagactttaggtaagtgaaaatatatttaaaagaaaaatatgtttttatgttttgaatgtgaCAATAtagtatgtatatatttatatagtattatgttttttatttgattatttattggtttaaaatatattttccttaacgggtaataggtcgggtcatattacctgttaatattattggggcgatttcgggtcgggtcattttaccccgtttgttttaacgggtgttacacgacacgatccGTTAAGATATCGAGTTTGACAATTGCTCTCTATCCGTTAAGATATTGGGCATCTTTTTGGGCTTCGGTTACTAAAGAGTTTAATAATTGCTCTCTATCTCAAATACTGTGGGATTTGTTAGCAGCAGTTAAGTGAGCTAAGTCTAGAATTGGCTACTGTAGCCAAATCCTATTGggattttcctttctaatttgTTGGTGGACTTCTTATCCACTTCTATGTTTTTCActattctttaataaaattgtttcttctaaaaaaaaaagatatcgagtttgacacgaacacggaaaacacaacacgaatgccaggtctactgATGATTGTGAGGATTGGTAGTTTGTTTTTTGGTACGAGGAAATAGGTTGGCCATATTTTATTGGTGTCTGCTTTCTTCGAAACTTGATTATGTTTGTTGTCAAATGCTTCTTGTTGCTGCATTGTTCTGTAAGATTTCCATATTCATTTGTCAATCCCACTTCGTTCTAGAAATAATGTCATTACTGTTTCATAATAGAATTGCTCCTTCATTTTTGGTTAAAGCTTTTTGATCAGTTACGCATACTAcgattgcctttttctttcttattcttGTGCGGTCTCTGAGATTTGAGAATATCCGAAAATTTCCTTATGtgtttttttctctttataCAGGAGGAAGCTACTGCCATTAAGGCCGCTGGTAAGGCATGGTACAAAACTATGATCTCAGACAGTGACTACACCGAGTTTGACAACTTTACAAAGTGGCTAGGGGTAGCCGAGTGATTTACCTCTGCGTTAAATTTACAAGGCTTGTTTGCGTAGACTGTTTTGGGTTAGTGTTTACGTTGTGTCTTTTGTTCTCTTGAGTAAAAGAATGAGACATGGGAGGAAAAGTGGTGTATTAACAGAGAAAATGCTCGCGTTTTTCCTCCCGGATTGTGCCAACCGTAACCAGATTTATATTAGTTTGTCAATTTTGTTCTATGACAATGTTAGTAATTTTGGTCCGAAATGTAGGCGTATTTATGTTTTAATCTCAGTTATGCATTTGAATCCAATGCGTTGATGGGTTGTATTTTAGTTTATATCGTTTGTCCATTTGGTTGGTTCTTCGATATGATTTGCATCTTTCTGTGGGGGGATCTTTTGATTACATCTGTAAGGAATGCCACCATTTTTAGCATTTCTTTGAGCTGCCAATGGAtttgtttgaaagtgtttttgttgGAAGTGCTTATGATCATTAGCATGTTTAGTAGCAGGGCAATACTGTTTTTTGTAGATAATCAGTTCTTTAAATTCATACgtacttttaattaattacattAACGTAAATTTTGCTACTTAATACTTTCAAATGTTTAATCTCACATTGAGTTTGAGCATATGAATTAACTAATACAAGTTTTATAATAATATCTAATACGGATTAACATTGGAATTTTTTAATGATGACATAAACACAACCATAGTGTATTAGTAACACCTTATGACAATGTAATCATTCTACAGTCGAATTGATCAATTTAATGCAACTGTTGGAAATATTGGCTATATTGATGTTATTAAGATAATGATTAGTAAATATTATTAtacttaaaaaatttaaaatcgataAAACTAATATAATAACAACAATTACTTATCCTTAATCTATTGATCTTCACCCATGCTTGACTAGAACGAGATTATAGGTTGAGACGTGTAAGTTCACTGTCCTTGAGAGTATATTTCGTCCCTTGAAGACAATATCTCGGTGTAGCAAGTTATGATACCCTACTCTTTAAGATACAACAACCTATAACCATTGTAGGCATACTCTTGCAATATTTGAATCGAGTGAACAACTTAATTCTTTCCTTTGACATAAAAGAGGTGAAAATCGAGTGAACAGCTCAATATCAAGATATCATAAAATATTGTTTTAACAATTTCATAATGACTGAATGTAAATGAGGAATGGTCATCGACGGCCCAATTTCAGAGTTTTCGTTACCAAAATAGATGAAGTAATCCCACACATAgcaaattaatttctttttaagtGGTGAAGATAATTTTCGTTACCAATTACCAAAAAATATACTGTTATACGGCCTTTGGGttaaagaaatgaaaagaaaataaaaaaacataaataaataaagggtgcgcagaagaagaaaaaacgtTTGTAAAAAAACATTCCCGTACTTTTCGGGTGTTGAGATTTAAACTTGCTGTTCATTCTCAACAAATTATCATAAAATCTCATAGATGACACaataaattaaccaaaaaaccTCTCAAATAAAGGTTTATTACCTATCTGCAATGGAAAAATAATATGTATTCatagaaaagagaaaaactATGTATTCCATAAACCTCATTTGCCGTAATGATTTCTAATGTAGCATATCTGATTCTAGTGATGAAAGACACCCGACTTCAACGAAACTTTGATTTTGAGATAAACGGGAAACTTTCTACCATCTGCAGTAAGTGAAAGCCACTGTAAGAATAGGTTATGATCAAGTAcctcaaaagtaaaactcaAGCATCAAACATGCAAAATGGTCACTACAATCACAAAATTTCACATGTAACAGCGATCGATGTATAAGCTACTAACAGAATCAGCATCCCTTTGGATCAAAATTTCCAACCATGCTGACCTATATTTTGTAATTCAAAGGCAAAAATCAAGTGAGGCTCCCTCAACAAGTAGATAAAAAGAAGGATACTGACGAAATCGCTACAAGCTTTGAATATATAATGAGGCAAACATGAGAAATGTTTACATCCGAAACAAAAAGCATCATGTTAATCTCCCAATCTTGCTGCATCGCAATTTTGAGTTAAAATTTACTGAATATGCACAAGAACTGCGCATACCTTAGTTATTACGCATATTTCGTCCATCTTTAGTGAAAGGTACTAAAACAATGCCTATGAGGAACAATAAGAAACCGAAGCTGTTACACAAGTGACAATTCTGACGAAACCTTTTGGAATTTTAGCAAGGGAAATGATTACtgttattttaaaagtatgTATTGCCAAGTGGAATCTTATCACAGCTAGGCCCCCTTAACTCAAATAACGATTTCACCCTAAAGTATCGAAGCTGCAAGTTTACATCCACATACTCACACACACTAGCTGATTATACTCAGGAATTTTATTTAGCCATAGACAAAAACTCATAAATTAGGAGTTAAAATGATATACATAGACACGGTTTTaccagaaaacaaaagaaatattctttgattgaatatCTTGGGTGATAAGGCCAACAATGatttatggcacagaatgtcGAGTGGTCAACGATCAACACTTGCCAAAAATgagtgtagtggagatgagaatgcttcgttggatgtgtgggcacacgagaaatgacaGATTAAGAACATGGATATCCGAAGTAAAGTAGGAGCGGCCACAATTGTaaataagatgagagaaaattggttaaggtggtttggacCTGTGAACATAAGACCTACAGATGCTCCGTTTAGAAAATGCAATTATGAGACAGCTCATGGCAAAATGGTAGAGggagacctaggaagacttggaaagagactttaagaaaagacatgGAGTACTTGGAGCTTATGGAAGACAGCGCAAAACCAAGCGCAGtcgcattctaggattcatatagctgactgaacttagtgggataaggctttgttgttgaaTATCTTGGGCAAATAAGCTTTAGACCATAAAAccatagctatgcgacaaaaAATGACATCAAACCATTCTCTAAAAGATTTCAGAATTACTCGTGGATAAGTATGCTCATCTATATTTTGCAATTCAAAACCAAAAATCAAGTATACTTACAAAATCACACCAAACTTGAATATATAATGACGCAAACATGAGAAATGTTAACATCCGAAAAAAAGCATC
The nucleotide sequence above comes from Malus sylvestris chromosome 16, drMalSylv7.2, whole genome shotgun sequence. Encoded proteins:
- the LOC126608177 gene encoding 60S ribosomal protein L4 — protein: MAAAAVRPLVTVQSLDGDMATDQSHIVCLPDVMKASIRPDIVTFVHSNISKNSRQPYAVSRKAGHQTSAESWGTGRAVSRIPRVPGGGTHRAGQGAFGNMCRGGRMFAPTKIWRRWHRRVNVNQKRYAVVSAIAASAVPSLVMARGHKIETVPELPLVVNDSIEGVEKTSAALKVLKEIGAYADAEKAKDSHSIRPGKGKMRNRRYINRKGPLIVYGTEGAKLVKAFRNIPGVDIINVERLSLLKLAPGGHLGRFVVWTKSAFEKLDSIYGSFDKVSEKKKGYVLPRSKMVNADLGRIINSDEVQSVVRPIKKDAKRAPMKKNPLKNLNTLLKLNPYAKTARRMALLAEAERVKAKKEKLDKKRKPITKEEATAIKAAGKAWYKTMISDSDYTEFDNFTKWLGVAE